The Chryseobacterium aureum genome contains a region encoding:
- a CDS encoding class I SAM-dependent methyltransferase: MENYLEINRNSWNAKVEPHLKSDFYFVDEFLKGRTSLNSIELELLGDIKGKTILHLQCHFGQDSISMSRMGAKVTGIDLSDKAIDAARELAQTGGADTEFICSDVYDLPNVLDQKYDIVYTSYGTIGWLPDLEKWAGIINHFLKPGGNFIMAEFHPAVWMFDDDFTKVAYNYFNEKPIVETYEGTYADQSAPIVQEYVMWNHSLSDVIDNLIKKGMSINTFREFDWSPYPCFRHVEEFAPGKWRIPQFGNKIPLVFALAAEKK; the protein is encoded by the coding sequence ATGGAAAATTACTTAGAAATAAACAGAAATTCGTGGAATGCAAAAGTAGAACCGCATCTGAAATCCGATTTCTACTTTGTAGATGAATTTTTAAAGGGAAGAACCTCTCTGAACTCTATAGAACTTGAGCTTCTTGGAGATATCAAAGGAAAAACCATTCTGCATTTGCAGTGTCATTTCGGACAGGATTCCATTTCAATGTCAAGGATGGGCGCTAAAGTGACCGGAATAGATCTTTCCGACAAAGCCATTGATGCAGCCAGAGAGCTTGCTCAGACAGGTGGTGCCGATACAGAATTTATCTGCTCAGATGTATATGACTTACCGAATGTTCTCGATCAGAAATATGATATCGTTTATACAAGTTATGGTACAATCGGATGGCTTCCGGATCTTGAAAAATGGGCCGGTATTATCAATCACTTCCTAAAGCCGGGTGGGAATTTTATTATGGCAGAATTTCATCCTGCCGTTTGGATGTTTGATGACGACTTTACCAAAGTAGCCTACAATTATTTTAATGAGAAACCCATCGTAGAAACGTATGAAGGAACCTATGCGGATCAGTCTGCCCCTATTGTACAGGAATATGTGATGTGGAACCACTCTTTATCAGACGTTATTGATAATTTGATTAAAAAAGGTATGTCTATAAACACCTTCAGAGAATTTGACTGGTCGCCATATCCTTGTTTCAGGCATGTAGAGGAATTTGCGCCCGGAAAATGGAGAATTCCACAATTTGGAAATAAAATACCATTGGTATTTGC
- a CDS encoding PH domain-containing protein, translated as MSEKSRLDEIKDELKSLDISPTIFARKEIHELPDILSPEERMIYLVEGRNKMNNHHIILVATDRRLIFVDKEFMYGLKVEDFSYSKISSIQYETEFLLASVDIQVTDDVVEIDGVGKYHAELFCEKVREFMSRPEQHFQSKSEPSVLDQLEQLGRLREAGVLTEEEFLEQKKKLVDKLP; from the coding sequence ATGAGTGAAAAATCCAGACTTGACGAAATAAAAGATGAATTAAAAAGTCTCGACATCAGCCCCACCATATTTGCCAGAAAAGAAATTCATGAATTGCCGGATATCCTTTCACCGGAAGAAAGAATGATCTATCTTGTTGAGGGCAGAAATAAAATGAACAACCATCATATCATTTTAGTCGCTACCGACAGAAGGCTGATTTTTGTAGACAAGGAATTCATGTACGGATTGAAGGTGGAAGATTTTTCTTACAGCAAAATAAGCTCCATACAATATGAAACGGAATTCTTATTGGCTTCTGTAGATATCCAGGTTACAGATGACGTTGTAGAGATTGATGGAGTAGGAAAGTACCACGCTGAGCTGTTTTGCGAAAAAGTAAGAGAATTTATGTCACGTCCGGAACAGCATTTTCAGAGTAAATCTGAACCCAGCGTTTTAGACCAGCTGGAACAGTTGGGAAGACTGAGAGAGGCTGGAGTGCTGACCGAAGAAGAATTTCTCGAGCAAAAGAAGAAATTAGTAGATAAACTGCCATAA
- a CDS encoding N-acetyltransferase codes for MEGKVSVEIVEKWLKGWCLSREVPFPVPYTSGFQVIVGDEKQKERYVFPELNDDFFRLAHSINEPWIHLKVSISPEEFISKIPERWRLQPQGYMMTCFQPMNFPEISLAKGYHLEFSEYNTTFVVRIAAENDEQASIGRVSLTDDMAVYDRIITEKNHQ; via the coding sequence ATGGAAGGCAAAGTATCGGTAGAAATTGTAGAAAAATGGCTTAAAGGATGGTGCTTATCGCGGGAAGTACCTTTTCCTGTTCCCTATACATCCGGATTTCAGGTGATAGTAGGAGACGAAAAGCAAAAAGAGCGCTATGTATTTCCTGAGCTGAATGATGATTTTTTCCGGCTTGCCCATTCAATAAATGAGCCCTGGATTCATCTGAAAGTATCCATCTCTCCCGAAGAATTTATAAGCAAAATCCCCGAACGGTGGAGATTGCAGCCACAGGGATATATGATGACCTGTTTTCAACCGATGAATTTCCCGGAAATCAGTCTTGCAAAAGGATATCATTTAGAATTTTCTGAGTACAATACTACTTTTGTAGTGAGGATTGCAGCAGAGAATGACGAGCAGGCTTCTATAGGCCGTGTTTCTCTTACAGATGATATGGCCGTGTATGACAGAATTATTACTGAAAAGAATCATCAATGA
- a CDS encoding PH domain-containing protein — protein sequence MSNNCALCNTELTSMDTLLGANKLSDGNVLCNKCLNKVSDINEELLYNLTQFSINDISKMLSEEKNEAVQTMRVAEQHLPVIINSGSREISKETYKRRYQKIKNELEMLNASLSIFTKGEIKELPYLIPEEEPMIAITDAQFVNTLAAGILVATPVRLISISKAMFGDAKINDYPNETIKEVSFVSHSKSPIIKLHLEERVVEFECFMDKEDAEKFYDKIKGIYNNPQGKLSKQTDQADKNGTVSSEEIFNQLEKLGQLRERGILTDSEFAEQKKKLLDQLK from the coding sequence ATGAGCAATAACTGTGCATTGTGCAATACAGAACTAACATCCATGGATACCCTTTTGGGAGCGAATAAGCTCTCAGACGGCAATGTTTTGTGCAATAAATGTTTAAATAAAGTAAGCGATATCAACGAAGAATTACTGTACAATCTCACTCAATTCAGCATTAATGATATCAGCAAAATGCTGAGCGAAGAAAAAAATGAAGCAGTTCAGACAATGAGGGTTGCTGAACAGCATCTCCCTGTAATAATAAACTCCGGTTCCCGTGAAATCTCAAAAGAAACTTACAAGAGAAGATATCAGAAAATAAAGAATGAGCTGGAAATGCTGAATGCCAGCCTTTCCATCTTTACCAAAGGAGAAATAAAAGAATTGCCTTATCTCATCCCGGAAGAAGAGCCGATGATTGCCATTACAGATGCTCAGTTTGTAAATACCCTGGCCGCCGGGATATTGGTGGCAACACCTGTAAGACTGATTTCCATATCAAAAGCTATGTTTGGGGATGCAAAAATCAATGATTATCCTAATGAAACCATTAAAGAGGTCAGTTTTGTATCACATTCAAAGTCCCCGATTATTAAATTGCATCTCGAGGAAAGAGTGGTAGAGTTTGAGTGTTTCATGGATAAAGAAGATGCAGAGAAATTCTATGATAAGATAAAAGGTATCTATAATAATCCTCAGGGGAAATTATCAAAACAAACAGATCAGGCAGATAAAAATGGTACAGTTTCATCTGAAGAAATTTTTAATCAGCTTGAAAAATTAGGACAACTGAGAGAAAGAGGAATCCTTACTGATTCAGAATTTGCTGAGCAAAAAAAGAAATTATTGGATCAGTTAAAATAA